One genomic window of Candidatus Eremiobacterota bacterium includes the following:
- a CDS encoding cyclic nucleotide-binding domain-containing protein, with the protein MALDPAEKERLLSAFQELGFIKHLSGAKFEELALKFSRVTFEKGDSILKQGRSGGAFFILVKGNVSIWAEKGFEQYVLVGTLSPLTYFGEIALMEGRERTATLLAEESVEVFSLGKKDFYDLFYSVPAVKKLFNDKAAQRKRETDRKVESGYAVNLSELEQRRDTVKTPDKAPQMPGSVAETDTMILAVTAREAPSAKVPPPADSVSGPPADSVPGPPADSVPGPPADSIPGPPAGPVPGPPADSIPGPPAGPVPGSTARPFARRSARPAPEPAPEPAPEPAPEP; encoded by the coding sequence GTGGCACTTGATCCCGCTGAAAAAGAGAGGCTTCTGTCGGCTTTTCAGGAGCTTGGCTTCATAAAGCACCTCTCAGGGGCGAAGTTTGAAGAGCTTGCCTTGAAGTTTTCACGCGTCACTTTCGAGAAAGGTGACTCGATCCTCAAGCAGGGGAGATCAGGGGGCGCTTTTTTCATCCTTGTGAAGGGAAACGTGAGCATCTGGGCGGAGAAAGGCTTTGAGCAGTATGTCCTTGTAGGCACTCTCAGCCCTCTCACCTATTTCGGCGAGATTGCCCTTATGGAGGGAAGGGAGCGGACTGCCACATTGCTGGCCGAAGAGTCTGTGGAAGTCTTTTCCCTGGGAAAAAAGGACTTTTATGATCTTTTCTATTCTGTACCTGCAGTGAAGAAGCTTTTTAATGACAAAGCCGCCCAGAGGAAGCGCGAGACGGACAGGAAGGTTGAGTCAGGCTATGCCGTCAACCTTTCAGAGCTTGAGCAGCGCAGGGATACCGTCAAAACCCCTGACAAGGCACCACAGATGCCGGGATCTGTTGCGGAGACCGACACGATGATTCTTGCGGTTACCGCCAGGGAGGCTCCCTCCGCGAAGGTTCCGCCCCCTGCCGATTCTGTTTCCGGCCCCCCTGCCGATTCTGTTCCCGGGCCCCCTGCCGATTCTGTTCCCGGGCCCCCTGCCGATTCTATTCCCGGGCCCCCTGCCGGTCCTGTTCCCGGGCCCCCTGCTGATTCTATTCCCGGGCCCCCTGCCGGTCCTGTTCCCGGGTCCACCGCCAGACCCTTTGCCAGGCGGAGTGCCAGGCCTGCCCCCGAGCCTGCCCCCGAGCCTGCCCCCGAGCCTGCCCCCGAGCC